In one window of Drosophila innubila isolate TH190305 chromosome 2L unlocalized genomic scaffold, UK_Dinn_1.0 4_B_2L, whole genome shotgun sequence DNA:
- the LOC117781033 gene encoding SUN domain-containing protein 1 — MDIARQRCRRRICFTYIVTFVLLFLFFSFLMFSNKNSVTSLSRLKEDVACLSKVLMNQQKEYTKTGGSSKRDFDCITSDNGRSLGDSSFIGCDWPKMQAYVDSIVKSKLKTLLDDIYSLKQQIMGSGCSSQSSSYSNQVAIKNTRVNYAADELGARIIHVLAKPIGGSNILKTVLGLDFNANPPINLLRSVVTPGSCFGFQGSSATVSIRLAKTIIVEEIALTHVPKEMTPMVSVDNAPKDFEVYGLQSNGKKELLGQWTYENAPKKRTQTYKVNNNNAIQNLVIIFSSNHGANSTCIYGVEVFGKLI; from the exons ATGGACATTGCAAGACAGCGATGCAGAAGACGTATCTGTTTCACGTATATTGTGACATTTgtgctattatttttatttttctcttttcttatGTTTAGCAATAAGAACAGCGTTACTTCACTCTCGAGGCTAAAAGAAGATGTTGCCTGCTTATCg AAAGTTCTAATGAATCAACAAAAGGAATACACCAAGACCGGTGGCTCGTCTAAAAGAGATTTCGATTGCATCACAAGTGATAACGGAAGATCCTTAGGAGATTCTTCATTTATAGGTTGCGATTGGCCAAAAATGCAGGCTTATGTGGACTCGATTGTAAAATCCAAGCTTAAGACCCTTCTGGATGATATTTATAGtctaaaacaacaaattatggGCTCTGGGTGTAGTTCTCAGTCAAGTTCATATAGTAATCAAGTGGCCATAAAAAATACTCGAGTCAACTACGCTGCGGACGAACTGGGGGCAAGAATTATTCATGTATTGGCGAAACCCATAGGAGGCTCCAACATTTTAAAGACTGTTTTGGGCCTAGATTTTAATGCGAATCCTCCGATAAATTTATTACGTTCGGTCGTAACGCCGGGATCGTGTTTCGGTTTTCAAGGTTCTAGCGCGACGGTTTCTATTCGATTGGCCAAAACTATAATTGTAGAAGAAATAGCTCTAACCCATGTACCCAAGGAGATGACACCCATGGTAAGCGTCGATAATGCACCGAAGGACTTTGAAGTTTAC GGATTGCAATCCAACGGTAAAAAGGAACTATTGGGTCAGTGGACATATGAAAACGCGCCCAAGAAACGTACACAAACTTATAaagttaataacaataatgccatacaaaatttggttattATATTCAGTTCAAATCATGGCGCCAATTCAACTTGCATCTATGG CGTGGAAGTGTTTGGgaaacttatttaa